One region of Mycolicibacterium insubricum genomic DNA includes:
- a CDS encoding ComEA family DNA-binding protein: protein MTEDSANRRADEPPWVTADSDTGDTDEDDQRSLLPRWLPQVPEEPAGWWASARADPGRAGMMGLGAVALIAVLVTAWSLLRDDTPPVSAVNLPPVAAVSSAAPITTAAPEGPVVVSIVGLVTTPGVVTLAPGARVADALAAAGGALARADTTGLNMARPLSDGEQVVVGIAAGPGQRSMLGSSVGPGDQAAAPAATSAAPGHPTAPGRPTAPGKRPTAAPKPDGPVNLNTATVEELDTLPGVGPVTAEAIIAWRDAHGAFTTVDQLAEVDGIGAARLARLREHVRV from the coding sequence ATGACCGAGGACAGTGCCAATCGCCGGGCCGACGAGCCCCCGTGGGTCACCGCCGACTCCGATACAGGGGACACCGACGAGGACGACCAGCGTTCACTGCTGCCGCGCTGGCTGCCGCAGGTACCCGAGGAACCCGCCGGCTGGTGGGCGAGCGCCCGCGCGGACCCGGGCCGGGCCGGGATGATGGGTCTGGGCGCCGTCGCCCTGATCGCCGTGCTCGTCACCGCGTGGAGCCTGCTGCGCGACGACACCCCGCCGGTGTCGGCGGTGAACCTGCCACCGGTCGCCGCGGTGTCCTCGGCCGCGCCGATCACCACCGCCGCACCCGAGGGCCCGGTCGTCGTCAGCATCGTCGGACTGGTCACCACCCCCGGGGTGGTCACCCTCGCCCCGGGCGCCCGGGTCGCCGACGCGCTGGCCGCCGCCGGCGGCGCGCTGGCCCGCGCCGACACCACCGGACTGAACATGGCCCGGCCGCTGTCCGACGGCGAGCAGGTGGTCGTCGGCATCGCCGCCGGCCCGGGGCAGCGGTCCATGCTCGGCAGTTCGGTCGGCCCCGGCGACCAAGCGGCCGCACCCGCGGCCACCTCCGCCGCACCCGGGCACCCCACCGCACCCGGGCGCCCCACCGCACCCGGTAAGCGGCCCACCGCTGCACCGAAACCGGACGGCCCGGTGAACCTCAACACCGCCACCGTCGAGGAACTCGACACGCTGCCCGGAGTCGGGCCGGTCACCGCGGAGGCGATCATCGCCTGGCGCGACGCCCACGGAGCCTTCACCACCGTGGACCAGTTGGCCGAGGTGGACGGCATCGGCGCGGCGCGGCTGGCGCGGCTGCGCGAGCATGTCCGAGTCTGA